The genomic segment GTTCTGCCATACGACGATCGCGGGCTGCCGATCGCCAACCGGGTCGAACCGGGAAAGCGGCCTCGCTCATCGATGAGTCCGACACTCGTCTTCGACGCAGTGACAGGTGACGTGGTCCTGAGCGGTGGTTCCCCTGGCGGCGCCCTGATCATCCACTACACGGCAAAACTGCTGCTGGCTACGCTCGACTGGCAAATGACACCGCAGGAGGCGATCGACCTGCCCAATTTCGGGTCGCTCAACGGGCCGACGCTGCTCGAGGAGGGGCGTTTCCCGCCCACCGTCGTCGAGGCGCTTGGATCGTGGGGCCACGAAGTCAGGGAGATCGGCATGAGCAGCGGGTTGCAGGCGGTCAGCAGGGATGACGGCGGTCTCAGCGGCGGCGCCGATCCCCGACGCGAAGGGCGGGTGGTGGGTGAATGAGGTGGCTCGGCAGGCACGGCGCGGCAGGTCGCAGCGCTTCGTCGCGGCAGCTGCCGCCCCTGCCGGGCTCGTCGACGCCCCGGCTGCTGATGGCACTCGTCGTGACCGTCGCGGGTTGTGCCGGCGATGGCGGTTACGAGTCGCGAAAATCACCGCCGATGCCGTGGGAGACATCGGCATCCGAAGCCGCGGCACCACAGCGCGAGGCGCGACGCCCGGCGGCGCCAGCCGCCAGCGCCAAGGGCGCGCCGCCAGCCGGATCGCTACCGCCGACACCCGTTGCCAGCGAGCGTGAGGCGCGGGTTCTGGTCGACCGTCTGCTGCCCGCCAACGTCAGTGACCGCGGTGCCTGGACGGGCGACATCACGCGGGCCTTCGTTGCCTTGAACATGGCGATGACGGCGGAGAGGTTGTGCGCGGCGATCGCTGTGATCGGGCAGGAGTCCGGCTTCCAGTCGGACCCGACGGTACCGGGCTTGGCGCGGATCGTCTGGCGACAGCTCGAGCAACGGCGAGAGAAGTATGGGATTCCGAAGGCTGTGCTCGACCTGGCGCTGCTCAAGACCTCTCCGGATGGGCGTAGCTACCGGATACGCATCGACGCCCTGCGCACCGAGGCGCAGATGAACGCCCTGTACGAGGACCTGAGCTCGGAAGTACCAGGCGGCAGGACGTTGCTGGCCGACTTCAACCCTGTCCGTACCGGTGGTCCGATGCAGGTCAGCGTCGCCTTCGCCGAGCAACAGGTGCGCGAGCAGCCGTATCCTTATCCTGTCGGGGACAGCGTGCGCAAGGAGGTGTTCACCCGTCGTGGTGGCGTCTATTTCGGCATCGCTTCGCTGCTTGATTACCCTGCCAGCTACGGCCAGATGATCCATCGCTTTGCCGACTTCAACGCCGGCCGCTACAGCAGCCGCAACGCGGCGTTTCAGGACGCGCTGGCCCGGGTCTCGGGCCAGAAACTATCGCTCGATGGCGATCTGCTGCGGTATCGGGCAGACGGATCGCCTGCGGCCGAAGCCAGCGAAACCCAGCGTGCCACGCTGTCACTGCGCTCACGCCTGAAGCTCGGGGAAGGGGACATCCTGCGCGATCTCAAGCTGGAGAAGTCCCTCGCCTTCGAGCAGACGCCGCTCTACCTGCGGCTCTACGCGCTTGCCGATTCGACGACAGGCGAACGGCGACCGCGCGAGCTGATTCCTCGGATTGCACTGAAGAGCCCGAAGATCACCCGTTCCTTGACGACGGAGTGGTTTGCCCACCGCGTCGACGCACGCTTCCGTCAATGCCTGGAGCGCGGGGAGTCCTGAAAGGCTGTGAGCAAGTCGCCAGCAACCGGCCAAGCCAGGACGCAGTTCGCAGCACAACGAAAGCGGAACCCCCGGTGCAGCGGGTGACCGGCAAGCTCGGCCCTTGCCGCGGGCGTCGCAGTGGGCTTCTTGACCCGCCGCTCCCCGGGACCCAGCTGCGGCGGCCGGCAGCAGTCGGCGTTGCCATCGGCTTAGACGAGATTGCAGTTGTCGCGCAGGAAATCGAGTGCATCGGCGAGCTTCGTGTCGCCGGCGTCGAGCAGGGCGGCCTCTGCTTCGGGAAAGAACTCCTTCCACAGCGCCTCGAGGTCGTCCTGCATGTCGTACGGTGCCAGCGCGCGTATCAAGCCCAGGACCGGCAGCCGCTTGAAACCCTCGCGGCGCACCTTGCGAATCAGCGCACGCGCTGCCACCTTGTTCAGCACCGGCTGCGGCGGCACGTCTGCCGCGAGGCAGACGAAGACCGTCAGCAGCGAACTGTCGTCGGTTCTGCCGGCTGTGATCCGCTGCCAGTCGGCGCAGGCTGTCGCCTCGAACCGTCCCGCATCCTCAGGGCCGAAATCGCGCAGATGGTAGAGCGGTTCGAGTTCTCGCAGCAGTTGTGCGAGCGGACGCGAGAGGTCCGCGATCCGCGGCAGGTCCTCGCTTTCGATCCGGTGCAACTCGCGCTGGGCAATCGGCAAACAGCTCTTGGGCAGTTCCTGCAGAAGGCCGGCGAGCAGCTTGCGCCCCTTGCTCGGCACGCCTCGCTTGCGGATTGCCTCGAGCACCTGCAGCAACCCGCTCGCATTGGGGATTGCCAGCGGCCCAACGCCGTTCAGGTGGACAAGCAGGGCGCTGCGAACCACGCTCTCGGCAGCGACCGTCGATAGCTCGGCGGCGGGCAGCCCAAGGCGCTCGGCAAGCCAGAGTGCTGCCGTGATCGACAATTGGTGGCCCTGCCGCTGCGCCAGCGCCTGGCGATAGTCGGGCAGGCCGCGCAGCGACCAATCGGCGAGGAAGTCTTTCTGCGGCTGCTTGGCCAGGATCCCGTACGACGTGTCTTCCGGCATCGCCCACAGCTTCTTCAGCATCTCCGACCCGCCGCGCGAATGCGATAGAAAGCTGTTGTCACGCAGCGATCGGGCCGCCAGTTCCAGGTCGCCACCGCTATTTTCCTCGAGGAACAGGCTCACGAGGTTGATGATGCGTGTCCGTGCTTCCTCGATGTTCGGACGCAGGTAGCGCGTGCCGAAGAAGTCGGCGATCTGCAGCAGACCTTTCGCCCCGTCGTTCACGATGCTGTCCAGCCTGCCCTGATCGATCAGCCCGCTGCGCACCCCGTGCTGCAGTGCCCTCTCGAAGAAGGGTCGCCGGTCGAAAAGAGTCAGTTGCTGGCGGTCCGCCACCGGTTCCGACCTCGCCTGTCCGTCGTCCTTGTCCGCACTCGCCTGCGAATCCGCGATCAGAGCGCCGATTCCTCGTCGCCCTCACCGAGAGTCGGCTGGACCGGGAACTGCGGTGACGGACTCTCTGCGGTCGCTTGCTGGCGTTCCTCGGTACGGGCTCGGGCGCGCAGGATCAGCAGCACCTCGCGGAAGACCTCGGGCTGCTGGTAGCGGAGGGTCCACGCCAGTTCCATCCAGTCGTGATCGTTGACCTCGCTGTGGCTGAGGAAAGGTCCCCCGGTGCTCTCGTCGGAAAGTGCGTCGAGTCGCTCGTCGTCACTGAGATCGTTGCCGGAGTCGTCGCCGTCCGAAAAGAAGTCGAAGACGCCGGTGCGAAAAAAATGCTCGAGGTTCTCCGCGCGCTCGTGGAGGTAATCGGAAAGAACTTCGTTGCCGCCCTCCAGTTCGCCGATGGCGGCGAGGAATTCTCCGGGGTCAGCGCCGGCACGAAAGATCACCGAGTTGATCATGCCGTGCAGGCGCTCGTGGCTGATGTCGCCATAACGCCTTTCGAGAACGATCGCGCGGGCAAACTGCTCCGGCGACACCAGCAGGTTCACCACCGACTCGCGCGCGGAGTCGAAATCGCGCAGCACCGCCAGCAAGTCCTTGGCGGGAAAATCGTCAAGTGCCAGCGCGAGTGCCTGATCGCCCTCCGTCTCGACCAGCGAGACGAGCGCGGCCTCGGCGCCCACGATGTCGCCAACGCGGACCAGTTTCTCAGCTCTTGCCAATACCGGGTGAGTCATCAATAGTCTCCCGAGAAGCGATCCTTGCGCTCGAAGCCCTGCTCGGACAACCAGTCGGCGCCCGCTTCCTCGAGGTCGACGTCGAGATCGGCGTCGTCCTCGTCATCGACACCGCGGCCGTCGGGCGACTGCGGCTGAGCACCTTCGCCAGGCGAGTTCGCACCTGGACGGCGCAGGAACTCCAGGCAGGCCGTGACGACCAGGAACTGCTCGCCGTGGGCGTCCTTGAGAACCACTCGAGCCAACTCGGCGGCCCAGGGTTCGAGCGACACCGACGACAGGAGGCTCTGCCATGCAGGCAGGTTTTCGGGCTCGCGGGCGGCGAGGTCCGTCATCACCGCCGGGTTCGCGAAGCTGAAGCCGCCGTGAAAGGCGACGGCGACCATCTCCGGGTTGCACTCGATCATCGGCAGCAGTTGCCCGACTTGAGTGCGCTTTGCCTGCAGTCGACGGGCAAGGACGTCATGGCCCGCCGAATCGGTCATCAGGTCATCCAATTCGGCGTCGTAGGCGGATTTCAGTTCCTCGAAGTATGGCGATACTTTCATTGCAGGACTCCTTCGATGTAGTGCTGCCAGATCTCGCGCGCCGTTTCCATGGGTTTGTCGAGCAGATTGCGGCGCCGGTTCTCATCATAGGCAAACCGGCGGTCCGGATCAGTGAGGACATCATAGGCCTCCTGGATCTCGCGAAACCGCTCGCTGGCCTCCGGCGCCGGGTTTCGGTCGGGGTGAAACTGCAGTGCCTTGCGGCGATACGCGGTCCTGATCACTTCACGGGTCGCGTCGCTGGCAAGGCCTAGTATGGCGTAGTAGTCCTTCATTCCTCGCCCTGGTGGTCCGCAGGGTTGTGGGTCAGCACGCTGCGCGGCCACCCCGCGCCGTGCCCCACCCGCGCCCTGATCACCGCTCCGGTCGATCCGTCGCGTCGAGCACCCGCGCCTCCCACCCTCTTGCCGGCGACCATTCCGCGCTACGCCTCAGTCGCCGGCTGCACAGGCCAGCCCAAGACGCTGCCAGAGCGTCTTGGTCAGGCCGACCTGGTTGAGGGTGTAGAAGTGCAGGCCGGGTGCGCCAGCCGCCAGCAGTCTTTCGCACAATTGCGCCACCACGTCAAGGCCGAAAGCATGGATCGACGCCTTGTCGTCACCATAACTCTCGAGGCGCTTGCGAATCCAGCGCGGTATCTCGGCGCCGCAATTGTCCGAGAAGCGCGCCAGGCTGCTGAAGCTCGATATCGGCATGATGCCGGGGACGATCGGCGCGTTGATGCCGACAGCCTGGCACTCGTCGATGAAATGCGAGTAAGCGTCGAAGTTGTAGAAGTACTGCGTGATCGCCGAGTCGGCGCCGGCATCGATCTTGCGCTTGAACGCCAGCAGGTCGTCCAGCGGGCTCTTCGCCTGCGGGTGGTATTCCGGGTAGGCGGCAACCTCGATGTGGAACCAGGAGCCGGTCTCGGAGCGGATGAACTCGACGAGTTCATTGGCATGACGAAAGCTTCCCGGCGTTGCCATTCCTGACGGCAGGTCACCACGCAAGGCCACGAGGTGGCGGATGCCGTGCGCACGATACTGCTCGAGGATGCTGCGGATGCTGGCTCGCGTGGAGCCGATGCAAGACAGGTGCGGTGCCGCCCGATGGCCCTCGTTCTGGATCTCGACGACGGTCTCGAGGGTGCGGTCGCGTGTTGAACCACCCGCACCAAAGGTGACCGAGAAGAACTTTGGCTTCAGGAGCGCCATCTGGGCCCGTGCCGCACGCAGCTTTTCCGCGCCCTCGGGCGTTTGCGGTGGAAACAGCTCAAGGCTGAAGGTAGGGGACTTGTTGATCATCGGCGGGCGATCTCATGCCCTTCTGGCTGTGGCAGAAGAGAGGACAGGATGGATGAGAGGATGCTGTAGAGGATGGCGCCGAAAAATGCCGGCCAGAAGCCGCCGACGACGAAGCCCTCGAACATCGAACCGGCAAGCCAGAACATCAGGCCGTTGAGGACGAAGAGGAAGAGTCCGAGCGTCAGCAGCGTCGCCGGCAAGGTCAGGAGGATCAACAGGGGCCGCAGCCAGGTGTTCACCAGTCCGAGTACGGCTGCTGCGAGCAGCGCCGAGCCGAACGACGCGACCTCGATCGATGGCATCAGGTAGCCGACGGCCAGCAGGGCGCAGGTGTTGAGCAGCCAGATCAGGAGCACTCGCATGCCGGTCCCCGGTTGTCCTGCCGTATCAGTAGCGGTAGTGGTCCGACTTGTACGGGCCCTCCTTGGCGACCCCGATGTAGCGTGCCTGCTCGTCGGTCAGCTCGCTGAGTTGCGCAT from the Accumulibacter sp. genome contains:
- a CDS encoding DUF1615 domain-containing protein translates to MRWLGRHGAAGRSASSRQLPPLPGSSTPRLLMALVVTVAGCAGDGGYESRKSPPMPWETSASEAAAPQREARRPAAPAASAKGAPPAGSLPPTPVASEREARVLVDRLLPANVSDRGAWTGDITRAFVALNMAMTAERLCAAIAVIGQESGFQSDPTVPGLARIVWRQLEQRREKYGIPKAVLDLALLKTSPDGRSYRIRIDALRTEAQMNALYEDLSSEVPGGRTLLADFNPVRTGGPMQVSVAFAEQQVREQPYPYPVGDSVRKEVFTRRGGVYFGIASLLDYPASYGQMIHRFADFNAGRYSSRNAAFQDALARVSGQKLSLDGDLLRYRADGSPAAEASETQRATLSLRSRLKLGEGDILRDLKLEKSLAFEQTPLYLRLYALADSTTGERRPRELIPRIALKSPKITRSLTTEWFAHRVDARFRQCLERGES
- a CDS encoding DnaJ domain-containing protein, producing MKDYYAILGLASDATREVIRTAYRRKALQFHPDRNPAPEASERFREIQEAYDVLTDPDRRFAYDENRRRNLLDKPMETAREIWQHYIEGVLQ
- the metF gene encoding methylenetetrahydrofolate reductase [NAD(P)H], which encodes MINKSPTFSLELFPPQTPEGAEKLRAARAQMALLKPKFFSVTFGAGGSTRDRTLETVVEIQNEGHRAAPHLSCIGSTRASIRSILEQYRAHGIRHLVALRGDLPSGMATPGSFRHANELVEFIRSETGSWFHIEVAAYPEYHPQAKSPLDDLLAFKRKIDAGADSAITQYFYNFDAYSHFIDECQAVGINAPIVPGIMPISSFSSLARFSDNCGAEIPRWIRKRLESYGDDKASIHAFGLDVVAQLCERLLAAGAPGLHFYTLNQVGLTKTLWQRLGLACAAGD
- a CDS encoding phage holin family protein, translating into MRVLLIWLLNTCALLAVGYLMPSIEVASFGSALLAAAVLGLVNTWLRPLLILLTLPATLLTLGLFLFVLNGLMFWLAGSMFEGFVVGGFWPAFFGAILYSILSSILSSLLPQPEGHEIARR